The Rhinoderma darwinii isolate aRhiDar2 chromosome 8, aRhiDar2.hap1, whole genome shotgun sequence genome has a window encoding:
- the NDUFA8 gene encoding NADH dehydrogenase [ubiquinone] 1 alpha subcomplex subunit 8 yields MPGTLDLPTADELSVQEVSVSSAVLKAAAHHYGSQCDKANKEFMLCRWEEKDPRKCLNEGRKVNECALDFFRKIKSHCAEPFTEYWTCLDYSGLLELRRCRKQQQAFDNCVLDKFGWERPDLGELSKVTKVTTDRPVPENVYHSRPRPEPNPPVEGELKPSKYGSKLFFWNW; encoded by the exons ATGCCCGGGACCCTGGATTTACCCACGGCTGATGAGCTGTCAGTGCAGGAG GTgagtgtcagctctgctgtgctgAAGGCTGCGGCCCACCACTATGGCTCCCAGTGTGACAAGGCCAATAAAGAATTCATGTTGTGTCGCTGGGAAGAGAAAGACCCAAGAAAATGTCTGAATGAAGGCAGAAAAGTGAATGAATGCGCCCTGGACTTTTTCAG GAAAATTAAGAGTCATTGTGCGGAGCCTTTTACTGAATATTGGACTTGTCTCGACTATAGTGGCTTGTTGGAACTCCGCCGCTGTCGTAAACAGCAGCAGGCGTTTGATAATTGTGTCCTCGACAAGTTTGGTTGGGAGCGACCAGACCTGGGAGAATTGTCTAAG GTGACAAAAGTGACAACTGACAGACCTGTCCCAGAAAATGTCTATCACTCAAGGCCAAGACCAGAACCAAACCCTCCTGTCGAGGGAGAATTAAAACCATCCAAATATGGCAGCAAACTCTTCTTCTGGAACTGGTAG